CGAGGCGGTCGGCCCCTTCCTGAACGGCGTCCTGACCTCGTAGGAAAGGGGATTCGGCGGGCGCCCGCGGCGAGAGGCCACCCTCCTGTCGGGCGCACGCGCGGGACACGGTACGTTCCCTGTCGCGGCGCGTTCGAGGTCTTCTCCGCGCCGCTTCAGGGAGGAAATGCATGCGCACTTCACTGCTGCGGCGCCTGGCCACGGTGGCCACGGCGCTGGGGCTCAGCTCGGCCGGGCTCCTCGGCGCGGGCGCGGCGCCCGCTCAGGCCGCTCTCGGCGACTGTCCGTCGGGCTACTTCTGTGCGTGGAAGACCGACAACGGCTCCGGCACGATGTACAAGACCAACGCGAGCGTGGCGACGCTCGGGACCTGGGACAACACGTTCCGGTCGGTGATGAACCGCACGAACAAGTTCGCCTGCCTCTACGACGATGCCAACCACGGCCTCGACGGCGGCATCGGCGTCATGGACCCGAACCCCTCGGGCACCGAATGGGGCGGCCCCGGCAGCAATTCCGTCAGCTCGGTGAAGTTCGTCCCCACCGAGCGCGAGTGCGCCATGGACCCGTACCCGGAGTGGTACGCGGCCCAGGCCCCCAAGGCCGGCGGCTTCGGCGACCTGAACGGCGACCGGACCTCCGACGTCCTCGTCCGCGACATGGCCGGCCGTCTCTGGTTCCTGCCCGGCGACGGTTCCGGCAAGCTGATCGGCGCCGGCGGCTGGAACGTCATGAACCTCCTCACCCGGCACGGGGACCTCAGCGGCGACGGCCGAGAGGACGTCATCGCCCGGGAGACGGTCAGCGGCAAGCTGTGGCTGTACCCCGCCACCTCCACCGGAGTGCTCGGCGCCCGCAAGCTGATCGGCTCGGGCGGCTGGAACGTGATGAACAGCGTCACCGCCTTCGGCGACCTGTCCGGCGACGGCCGCTCGGACGTCCTCGCGGTCGAGAAGTCCACGGGCAAGCTGTGGCTGTACCCGGGCACGTCCACGGGCACGCTCGGCGCGCGGACGCTCCTCGGCTCGGGCGGATGGAACTCCATGAACGCCCTGACCGCGCCGGGCGACATGAACGGCGACGGCAAGGCCGACCTGATCGCCCGCGAGGCGTCCACGGGCAAGCTGTGGCTCTACCCGGGCAGGACGAACGGCTTCGGCGCCCGCACGCTCATGGGCACCGGCTGGAACGCCATGGCCTCGCTGCTGGCCGTCGGCGACCACAACGGTGACGGCCGCAACGACCTGTCCGCGACCACGAGCAGCACCTACGTCTCCCCCCAGCACCGGGGAGCGGGCGCGCTGGTCATGTACGCGGGCACGGGCACGGGCACGCTCGGCGCCGGCTCGCTGGAGACCGACACCTGGTGGCACCTGAACGGCGCGTTCTGACCCACCGCCCCTGACGGCGAAGGCCCCCGCCCCCGGATCACCCGGGGACGGGGGCCTTCGCCGTACAGGTCACCGGAGGTCTCCGCCCGCCATTCGGAAGCGAGGAGGAGACGGGCGCCTCCGCGCGGCGTCGTCGACGCGCGACGGAACTGGAACCCGGTCGGAGTACGTCCCGACAGGAGTCATGCCATTGCCGAGGACCAGGAGCTGTTCCGTGTCGGACGAGATCACACTGCGCCCCGTCACCGTCGAGGATCTCGACCTGTTCGAGCGGGAGTTGAGCGGCCCCGAGGGCAGCGGCCCGCACGCGTGGTCCGGCTACGGATCGACGGCGGACCTCCGCCGCCGCTTCGCGGAGAACGGCCTGCTCGGTCACGACGGAGGGACCCTCGCGGTCGCCGAGGGCGGAGTGACGGTGGGCAGGGTCAAGTGGTACCCGGGCAGTTGGGGCCCCGACATGGCCAACTGGAGCCTGGCGATCCAGCTGGTGCCGGGCGCGCGCGGCCGGGGGACGGGCACCGAGGCCCAGCGCCTGGTGACGGAGTACCTCTTCGACCACACGAGGGCCGAACGGATCCAGGCCTGGACGGACATCGACAACGTCGCCGAGCAGCGCGCGCTGGAGAAGGCGGGCTTCGCCAAGGAGGGCGTGCTGCGCTCGGCGGTGTGGCTCGCCGGGCAATGGCGCGACGCGGTGCTCTTCTCCCGGATCCGCAGGGAACGATCCGGCGGCTCCGGCACCTGACCCGCCGCATCAGTCCTTCTCGGGCCGCCACACGTAGCGGACGTCCGGCTCGCGCTCCTCGTTGCGCCGCCCGTCCGTCCGCTCCGCCTCGACGAAGCCGTGCCGCTCGTAGAACCTCTGCGCCGGCGCGTTGACCTGGAACGTCCACAGGCCGAGGCCCTCCGGCCGCTGCCGCTTGGCCAGTTCCACGAAGCGGTCGCCCAGGCCGCGGCCGCGCCACGACGGATCGAGGTAGAGCTGCTCCAGGTCCCCGCCGTCGAGCACGAGGAGCCCGACCACGCCGGCCTCCCCGGAGACCGCGACCCAGGTCTCGTGGTGCGGTACGACGACATGGGTGAACCAGCCCCGTACCGCGTCGTCGTCGTGGGCGCGGCGTACGGTCGGCAGCGCGGCGGTGAAGGAGCGCAGCCAGAGATCGGCGGTCGCGGTCGCGTCGGAGTCGACGGCACGCCGTATGTCAAGGTCGTCAGGGGTCACAGTGCGCGAGGATCGCACCCGGCGGGCCCAGGCGCACCCGAATTTGCGGCGCGGTACGGCCCGCTGCGGAGGGGGAGCGGGCCGGGCCGGGCGTTCAGGGGCGGGCGGGGCCGCGATGGGGGAGCGTCCGGCTGTAGACGACGCTGGTGGTCGTGCTGCCGAACCCCGCCAGCTCGTCCACCAGGGTCTCCAGGTGCTCCATGGAGGTCGCGGCCACCTTCAGCGTGTAGCAGTCGTCGCCGGTGGTCCGCAGGCACTCGAGGATCTCCCGCCGCTCGGCCAGCAGGCGGCGCAGCGGCTGGTGCTGGTTGCCCGGGTACTTCAGCCGGACGACGGCGAGGACGGGATAGCCGACCTTGGCCAGGTCCACCACGGCCTGATAGCCGGTGACGACGCCCTGCGACTCCAGGTTCCGCACCCGCTCCGTGGTGGCCGAGGAGCTGAGGTTCACGCGCCGGCCCAGCTCGCTGAGGGAGATGCGGGCGTCCTGCTGCAGCTGCTCGATGATCGCCCAGTCGAGTGCGTCGAGGTTCACGGCCATACGACGATTCTACCGGCAGAAGCACGGGAGAAGTCCGGTATCACCGGGAGGGTTTCGTTCCGTATCCCCTGATCGCAGGGATAGCCTCGACGCATGCGATGTGGCGTCAACGTCCCGAACTTCGGACCCGGAACGGATCCCGGCGTGCTGCGCGAGTGGGCGCGGACGGTGGAGGGCCTCGGCTTCGACCTGCTCATGGTGTCGGACCACGTGGCCGTCACACCGGACGTCGCCGAGCGGTATCCGGAGCCGTTCTACGAACCCTTCACCACGCTGTCCTGGTTCGCCGGCATGACGACCCGGCTGCGGCTCGGCACCACCGTGCTCGTCCTGCCGTACCGCCATCCGCGCCTCGTGGCGCGCATGGCGACCAACCTCCATCAGCTCAGCGGCGGCCGCTTCGTCCTCGGGGTCGGCGTCGGCTGGTCGCGCCAGGAATTCGACGCGCTCGACGTGCCGTTCACCGCGCGCGGCAGGCTGACCGACGAGTACCTGGGCACGCTTCGGGACACGTGGCGTGCGTCGCGCGAGACCGCCGCGGGCGATGCCACCGGCCTCGGCCCCCTCCCCGTGTGGGTCGGCGGCAACAGCGAGGCGGGGATCCGGCGGGCCGTCAGGTTCGGTGACGCCTGGCACCCGCTGCGCATGCCCATGGACCGGATGAGCGCGGTACTGGCGGAGCACACGCTGCCCGGTTTCGCGCCCCGTATCGCCCTGCGCCTGACAGCCGCTCCCGTCACCGACCCCGAACGGCCCGCCGGGGTCGGCACCATCGAGCAGATCGTCGACGACCTCGACCGACTCCGCCTGCTCGGCGCCGACACCGTCGTGCTCGACCCGTACCACGGAGATCCGGAGGAGACCCGCAGGCCCCACGAGGCCTG
This sequence is a window from Streptomyces sp. NBC_00691. Protein-coding genes within it:
- a CDS encoding FG-GAP-like repeat-containing protein, with translation MRTSLLRRLATVATALGLSSAGLLGAGAAPAQAALGDCPSGYFCAWKTDNGSGTMYKTNASVATLGTWDNTFRSVMNRTNKFACLYDDANHGLDGGIGVMDPNPSGTEWGGPGSNSVSSVKFVPTERECAMDPYPEWYAAQAPKAGGFGDLNGDRTSDVLVRDMAGRLWFLPGDGSGKLIGAGGWNVMNLLTRHGDLSGDGREDVIARETVSGKLWLYPATSTGVLGARKLIGSGGWNVMNSVTAFGDLSGDGRSDVLAVEKSTGKLWLYPGTSTGTLGARTLLGSGGWNSMNALTAPGDMNGDGKADLIAREASTGKLWLYPGRTNGFGARTLMGTGWNAMASLLAVGDHNGDGRNDLSATTSSTYVSPQHRGAGALVMYAGTGTGTLGAGSLETDTWWHLNGAF
- a CDS encoding GNAT family N-acetyltransferase encodes the protein MSDEITLRPVTVEDLDLFERELSGPEGSGPHAWSGYGSTADLRRRFAENGLLGHDGGTLAVAEGGVTVGRVKWYPGSWGPDMANWSLAIQLVPGARGRGTGTEAQRLVTEYLFDHTRAERIQAWTDIDNVAEQRALEKAGFAKEGVLRSAVWLAGQWRDAVLFSRIRRERSGGSGT
- a CDS encoding GNAT family N-acetyltransferase, with the protein product MTPDDLDIRRAVDSDATATADLWLRSFTAALPTVRRAHDDDAVRGWFTHVVVPHHETWVAVSGEAGVVGLLVLDGGDLEQLYLDPSWRGRGLGDRFVELAKRQRPEGLGLWTFQVNAPAQRFYERHGFVEAERTDGRRNEEREPDVRYVWRPEKD
- a CDS encoding Lrp/AsnC family transcriptional regulator, encoding MAVNLDALDWAIIEQLQQDARISLSELGRRVNLSSSATTERVRNLESQGVVTGYQAVVDLAKVGYPVLAVVRLKYPGNQHQPLRRLLAERREILECLRTTGDDCYTLKVAATSMEHLETLVDELAGFGSTTTSVVYSRTLPHRGPARP
- a CDS encoding TIGR03619 family F420-dependent LLM class oxidoreductase; this encodes MRCGVNVPNFGPGTDPGVLREWARTVEGLGFDLLMVSDHVAVTPDVAERYPEPFYEPFTTLSWFAGMTTRLRLGTTVLVLPYRHPRLVARMATNLHQLSGGRFVLGVGVGWSRQEFDALDVPFTARGRLTDEYLGTLRDTWRASRETAAGDATGLGPLPVWVGGNSEAGIRRAVRFGDAWHPLRMPMDRMSAVLAEHTLPGFAPRIALRLTAAPVTDPERPAGVGTIEQIVDDLDRLRLLGADTVVLDPYHGDPEETRRPHEAWRALATVATHWRTRS